The following proteins come from a genomic window of Corynebacterium sp. P4-C1:
- a CDS encoding glycosyltransferase family 87 protein, translated as MGFVLLRSAFMFPLENPETDFTPIWSAANKYFASEPVFNSDYTIDMPHYLYSPAGTVLISPVALFPTESMARAVMAYLGAASIIGAIALASWMVSRRWFHVAFPLTVSFFFITPEPVQWTLALTNINGFMLLLEVLFVWFSLRLREKGVGWRGHFNRPEACAAGIIAGIAVSIKPQFGVLFIVSLAFAQVAVVAVAALVAIVTFAIGWFTIDEPELFFTNLVPYLSEPRPRFNDSIGGLAIVHGWSDATVTALTVLTLMGTLAAVVTL; from the coding sequence ATGGGTTTTGTCCTGCTCCGTTCGGCGTTCATGTTCCCGCTAGAGAACCCGGAAACGGACTTCACGCCGATCTGGAGCGCTGCAAACAAGTACTTCGCGAGCGAACCGGTCTTCAACTCGGACTACACGATCGACATGCCGCACTATCTCTACAGTCCGGCAGGCACCGTCCTGATCTCACCGGTAGCGCTGTTCCCCACCGAGTCCATGGCCCGTGCCGTGATGGCGTACTTGGGCGCGGCATCGATCATCGGCGCGATCGCATTGGCGTCGTGGATGGTCTCCCGCCGCTGGTTCCACGTCGCGTTTCCGCTTACCGTGTCCTTCTTCTTCATCACCCCGGAGCCGGTCCAGTGGACGTTAGCGCTGACCAATATCAACGGTTTCATGCTGCTGCTCGAGGTGTTGTTCGTGTGGTTTTCACTGCGACTGCGTGAAAAAGGTGTCGGCTGGAGGGGCCACTTCAACCGCCCGGAGGCGTGCGCCGCCGGAATCATCGCAGGTATCGCGGTGTCGATCAAGCCCCAGTTCGGTGTGCTGTTCATCGTGTCGCTGGCGTTCGCCCAAGTCGCCGTCGTCGCTGTGGCGGCGCTGGTCGCCATCGTCACATTCGCCATCGGCTGGTTCACCATCGACGAGCCCGAACTGTTTTTCACCAACCTCGTCCCCTATTTGAGCGAACCCCGTCCCCGGTTCAACGATTCCATTGGCGGGCTCGCCATCGTGCACGGCTGGTCAGATGCGACGGTGACGGCACTGACGGTGTTGACGCTCATGGGGACACTGGCGGCCGTCGTCACGCTCTAA